From the genome of Acidimicrobiales bacterium, one region includes:
- a CDS encoding FAD-dependent monooxygenase, whose product MSATTSNETIPAPWSAKGVPTGEYDVFIMGGGLAGLCLALQLVQDVPGIRVGVADRAAHPAPDAAFKVGESSSEVAEWYWGRTLGLFEMMKEEHIRKLGLRYFMPTRDNRHIEDRVEIGSRTDMHSWTFQIDRGRFENRVAEIGVSKGVEFFDRARVVDFTLDGENGHTVTVNRDGEQATAKARWVVDASGWRGLIKRKLGLAETTPHDVNAVWWRLGEMVAVDDFVDRDNLDPERAEQQLEWLRRVPGQDRWRSTVHLMGTGYWVWLIPLSSGSISIGIVADPRWVPYERIATFEKALSWLWENEPQLAADVEAKKGSLQDFHGMKHFSHATKRVFSPERWACTGPAGYFHDPLYSPGSDFIALSNMYIVDLIKHDRAGDPDFAERAEKANEAFLRLCRNALPTWLNQYGLMGSSICWTAKAAWDTLIYFMLLGKNFIAGGTYDVDIHPEIGPVWQRFHRLNHHMQWFLRRWQELDDGHVRSGFFDMDHELVRDINSWLLFPVPKDQLRDALGRNVQFMETLAVELMAGAAEQLGMPVDKADIDPYTFGLGAEEPGHEGETYWQEKLPVHHQSHLAHIHAARVFALSDLEPASADAPLAVAS is encoded by the coding sequence GCGCCGCCCACCCGGCGCCCGACGCCGCCTTCAAGGTCGGCGAGTCCTCGAGCGAGGTGGCCGAGTGGTACTGGGGCCGCACGCTCGGGCTGTTCGAGATGATGAAGGAGGAGCACATCCGCAAGCTCGGGCTCCGGTACTTCATGCCGACCCGGGACAACCGCCACATCGAGGACCGGGTGGAGATCGGGTCCAGGACCGACATGCACTCCTGGACCTTCCAGATCGACCGCGGCCGGTTCGAGAACCGCGTCGCCGAGATCGGCGTGTCGAAGGGCGTCGAGTTCTTCGACCGGGCCAGGGTCGTCGACTTCACCCTCGACGGCGAGAACGGCCACACGGTCACCGTCAACCGCGACGGCGAGCAGGCGACCGCGAAGGCGCGCTGGGTCGTCGACGCCAGCGGCTGGCGCGGCCTCATCAAGCGCAAGCTGGGCCTGGCCGAGACCACCCCCCACGACGTCAACGCCGTGTGGTGGCGCCTCGGCGAGATGGTGGCCGTCGACGACTTCGTCGACCGCGACAACCTCGACCCCGAGCGGGCCGAGCAGCAGCTCGAGTGGCTGCGGCGGGTGCCGGGCCAGGACCGCTGGCGCAGCACCGTCCACCTCATGGGCACCGGCTACTGGGTCTGGCTGATCCCGCTGTCGTCTGGCTCGATCTCGATCGGCATCGTCGCCGACCCCCGGTGGGTCCCCTACGAGCGCATCGCCACGTTCGAGAAGGCCCTCTCGTGGCTGTGGGAGAACGAGCCCCAGCTGGCCGCCGACGTCGAGGCGAAGAAGGGCTCGCTCCAGGACTTCCACGGTATGAAGCACTTCTCCCACGCGACCAAGCGGGTGTTCTCGCCCGAGCGCTGGGCCTGCACCGGCCCCGCCGGCTACTTCCACGACCCGCTCTACTCGCCGGGGTCGGACTTCATCGCCCTGTCGAACATGTACATCGTCGACCTGATCAAGCACGACCGGGCCGGCGACCCGGACTTCGCCGAGCGGGCCGAGAAGGCCAACGAGGCCTTCCTGCGCCTCTGCCGCAACGCCCTGCCCACCTGGCTCAACCAATACGGGCTCATGGGCAGCTCGATCTGCTGGACCGCCAAGGCGGCCTGGGACACGCTGATCTACTTCATGCTGCTCGGCAAGAACTTCATCGCCGGCGGCACCTACGACGTCGACATCCACCCGGAGATCGGCCCGGTGTGGCAGCGGTTCCACCGCCTCAACCACCACATGCAGTGGTTCCTGCGGCGGTGGCAGGAGCTGGACGACGGCCACGTCCGCAGCGGCTTCTTCGACATGGACCACGAGCTGGTGCGCGACATCAACTCGTGGCTGCTGTTCCCGGTGCCGAAGGACCAGCTGCGCGACGCGCTCGGCCGCAACGTCCAGTTCATGGAGACGCTGGCCGTCGAGCTGATGGCCGGCGCCGCCGAGCAGCTCGGCATGCCGGTGGACAAGGCCGACATCGACCCGTACACGTTCGGCCTCGGTGCCGAGGAGCCCGGCCACGAGGGCGAGACCTACTGGCAGGAGAAGCTCCCGGTCCACCACCAGTCCCACCTCGCCCACATCCACGCCGCCCGGGTGTTCGCGCTGAGCGACCTCGAGCCGGCGTCGGCGGACGCCCCGCTGGCGGTGGCGTCGTAG